The following are from one region of the Gambusia affinis linkage group LG02, SWU_Gaff_1.0, whole genome shotgun sequence genome:
- the LOC122824458 gene encoding uncharacterized protein LOC122824458 isoform X4 translates to MIVVWTCLRLSEPVLVFQLRFASVHLGLIFLQGRASGSAPQIAGGRRGKRLTLFVCLGWIRQTACREKQAAELCCGQMGQRPSRPGVKHGGGSIMLRQSMMGEDDGISSDPEVLSCWFLSNFVLSAVRTGKTKKIPPAT, encoded by the exons ATGATTGTTGTCTGGACGTGTCTCAGATTATCAGAACCGgttcttgtttttcagctgcGGTTCGCCAGCGTCCATCTGGGTTTGATCTTCCTTCAGGGCCGAGCGTCGGGCAGCGCGCCGCAGATCGCCGGTGGGCGGCGTGGAAAACGCCTCACGCTGTTTGTTTGCCTCGGATGGATTCGCCAAACTGCATGCAGAGAAAAACAGGCAGCAG AATTATGTTGCGGTCAGATGGGACAACGGCCAAGCAGGCCAGGtgtgaagcacggtggtggaagcatcatgctgcgcCAG AGCATGATGGGAGAAGACGATGGGATCTCCTCTGATCCTGAAGTGCTGTCATGTTGGTTCCTGTCAAACTTTGTTCTTTCTGCAGTcagaacaggaaaaacaaaaaaaatccctccagCTACATGA
- the LOC122824458 gene encoding uncharacterized protein LOC122824458 isoform X5 has product MIVVWTCLRLSEPVLVFQLRFASVHLGLIFLQGRASGSAPQIAGGRRGKRLTLFVCLGWIRQTACREKQAAELCCGQMGQRPSRPGVKHGGGSIMLRQRPNRVKICWGAAPTRRAAVGYHSRDLSVPHC; this is encoded by the exons ATGATTGTTGTCTGGACGTGTCTCAGATTATCAGAACCGgttcttgtttttcagctgcGGTTCGCCAGCGTCCATCTGGGTTTGATCTTCCTTCAGGGCCGAGCGTCGGGCAGCGCGCCGCAGATCGCCGGTGGGCGGCGTGGAAAACGCCTCACGCTGTTTGTTTGCCTCGGATGGATTCGCCAAACTGCATGCAGAGAAAAACAGGCAGCAG AATTATGTTGCGGTCAGATGGGACAACGGCCAAGCAGGCCAGGtgtgaagcacggtggtggaagcatcatgctgcgcCAG AGGCCAAACCGAGTGAAAATATGTTGGGGCGCAGCTCCCACACGCAGAGCTGCAGTGGGATATCACAGCCGTGACCTTTCAGTTCCTcactgttga
- the LOC122824458 gene encoding uncharacterized protein LOC122824458 isoform X3: MIVVWTCLRLSEPVLVFQLRFASVHLGLIFLQGRASGSAPQIAGGRRGKRLTLFVCLGWIRQTACREKQAAAERFQVSTWSRSLFLLLKSVWWITSAFRQIVDNQLQRNFSSSPFSQRKRDPDVRLNVTYLFLKNYVAVRWDNGQAGQV; encoded by the exons ATGATTGTTGTCTGGACGTGTCTCAGATTATCAGAACCGgttcttgtttttcagctgcGGTTCGCCAGCGTCCATCTGGGTTTGATCTTCCTTCAGGGCCGAGCGTCGGGCAGCGCGCCGCAGATCGCCGGTGGGCGGCGTGGAAAACGCCTCACGCTGTTTGTTTGCCTCGGATGGATTCGCCAAACTGCATGCAGAGAAAAACAGGCAGCAG cTGAGCGATTCCAGGTTTCTACCTGGAGCCGAAGTTTGTTTCTTCTCCTGAAGTCTGTCTGGTGGATAACGTCGGCCTTCAG ACAGATCGTTGATAATCAGCTGCAAAGAAACTTCTCCTCCTCGCCGTTTTCCCAGAGGAAACGTGATCCAGACGTTCGTCTCAATGTGACCTACTTGTTTCTGAAG AATTATGTTGCGGTCAGATGGGACAACGGCCAAGCAGGCCAGGtgtga